The nucleotide window ATCTATTTAATTTTGGAGACAGTATAACTGCACGAAAAATCCGAATAAAATTAATAGGAGTGAACATATATGGAATTACAATTAGCTTTAGATTTAGTCAATATTCCAGAAGCCATTGAATTGGTGAAAGAAGTGGAGGAGCATATCGATATCGTAGAAATCGGTACCCCAGTCGTAATCAACGAGGGTCTCCATGCAGTAAAGGCAGTAAAAGAAGCATTCCCTAATTTAAAGGTATTAGCAGACCTGAAAATCATGGACGCTGCTGGTTATGAAGTGATGAAAGCCTCTGAAGCAGGTGCTGATATTATTACGATTCTAGCCACAGCCGAAGATATGTCTATTCAAGGTGCTGTAGAAGAAGCGAAAAAACAAGGCAAAAAAATCCTTGTTGATATGATCGCTGTTAAAGATCTGGCTGCTCGAGCTAAAGAAGTCGATGCAATGGGTGTAGACTATATTTGTGTCCACACTGGCTACGATCTTCAAGCAGTAGGTAAAAACTCTTTCGAAGATTTGCAAACCATTAAAAGTGTTGTAAAAAATGCAAAAACTGCAATCGCAGGCGGCATTAAATTAGAAACACTTCCAGAAGTCATTAAAGTAAATCCAGATCTTGTCATTGTTGGCGGCGGTATTACAGGTCAAGCTGATAAAAAAGCTGCAGCAGCAAAAATGCAAGAAATGATCAAACAAGGGTAATTTCGAGCATGCATACGACACAATATTTAGCTAAGATCTTAAAAGAGTTGATCAGAACAACTGATCTCATTTCGAATGAAGAAGCTGAGAAATTAGTCAATGGGATTCTTGAAGCAAAGAAAGTGTTTATAGCTGGCGCAGGTAGATCTGGATTTATGGCCAAGTCATTTGCGATGCGAATGATGCATATGGGCATAGATGCTTATGTCCCAGGCGAAACGGTGACCCCTAACTTTGAGGAAGGTGACCTGATCATCTTCGCCTCTGGTTCAGGTGAAACAAAAAGCCTGGTCTCCATGGCTGAGAAAGCAAAAAGCTTAGGTGGAACTGTTGCAGCTTTAACCATTTTCCCTGATTCCACTATTGGAAAATTGGCAGATATGACAGTTAAATTACCCGGATCTCCTAAAGATCAATCGGAAGGTGATTATAAAACCATTCAGCCTATGGGCTCATTATTCGAGCAAACTCTTTTACTATTCTGCGACGCTCTCATTCTGAGGTTCATGGAGAAAAAGGGCTTAGATTCGAATAAGATGTATGGCAGACACGCCAATTTAGAATAAAACGCTGATTGTCTATGAGAGACCGCAAACTGTTCCATGCAAGATTGCGGTCTTTCTATTTAACTTTGTGTAAAAACCTTGTTCATAGGAGTGAAAAAATGAATTCATTAAATGGCAAAACTGCTTTAATTACTGGTGCAGGCAGAGGTATAGGACGAGCTACTGCTATCGCCTTAGCAAAAGAAGGGGTCAATTTAGGATTGCTTGGCTTGAATATGTCTAACCTTGAAAAGGTTGCGGCTGAACTAGCACAATTTGATGTGAAAGTTTCAATAGCAACAGGAGATGTTTCCAATCTCGAATCAGTTATTAATGCAGTTGAACATATTAAAGCTGATCACGAACCAATTGATATCCTCATTAACAATGCTGGAGTTGCCAAGTTTGGCGATTTCCTTGATTTAACTCCTGAAGAATGGGAGAAAATCATCCAAGTGAATTTAATGGGAGTTTATAATGCAACAAGAGCCGTACTTCCCGGCATGATTGAAAGAAAAACAGGTGATATTATCAATATCTCTTCCTCTGCCGGACAAAAAGGTGCTCCTGTAACAAGTGCTTACAGTGCTTCTAAATTCGCTGTTTTAGGACTAACAGAATCACTTATGCTCGAAGTAAGGAAGCACAACATCCGTGTAACAGCTTTTACACCAAGTACGGTTGTAACAGACCTTGCAATTGATACTAACCTTGTCAGCGGTAATGAAGATCATGTTATGCAGCCAGAAGACCTTGCTGAATTAATCGTAGCTGGCCTAAAATTAAATCAAAGGGTATTCGTTAAAACTGCCGGGCTTTGGTCAACCAATCCTTAATCTAAATGAATCAGATCCATTTGGATCTGCCTCTTTTTTATTCACACCATTAGCAGCCGCATCCGTCATTGGTGGTACATGGACATTACTCTCTCCAAATCACAAATCAACTCATTAATTTCATTTTGTGTCAGGTGTAAAGGCATTTGATCGTAAAGGATAATTATTTGCCCATCATCTTCATGCTGATGTTTTTTTAAATAATGATATATATTGTTTAACTGGTTTTCCTTAAGAACCGATTCTGTATTTAAACTTTTCACTTTCTGTAAAGAAAATTCATTCATGGAGGAATCAAATTCACCTGCAATTATTGTACCTTGCATATACATGCTCTCACTCCTCAAAATCAATATTTCTTAGTTTCCCCTCCAAATAAATACTAGATGCAAAATGTTAACAAAAGGGTTAAGGGAGCGAAATATAATTCACTCCCTCAACCCTTTTATCAGTATTAAAATATTAAAACAATGATTTGCTCACTTTACAGTGTTAGAACCTCCTCAGCTTGCGGACATTTGCTCCTGAAGGCTATCGGACCGAAGACTATATGCACCTACTTTATTTTTATATTTTTACTACATCAACGCAATCGTTATAACAATACAACCAAAACATAACATTCGTCTTGCCTCTGTGAGTTTGGATTATAATTGGAGTCTTATTGCTCTCTGGATTAAAATACAAATCCTCAATCCCCGGCCAAATATGATATTTCTCTAAAAATGTTACTTCGTTAAAAGAGTGAACGATTCAAGCTTTTTCACTGCCTTCCTTTTCTTTACCGCTGTTAAACACCATGATGCTTTCTTTATCTAACGTTGAATTCAGTTCAAATTTACTTAAAACTAACTCTACCGGACCTGATGGAAGACATATAATTACTATGTTAAATAAACTTAACAGAATAATTGGGATAATCCAGACCAGGTCAATTATATCCTCCCCTTGTGTTCTACATTTTCATGTTCATGCTGCTTTTGCACGTCATTTATATAGAGGAATAAGCATCTGACAACCGCATAATTAAACTTCTGAAATAAAAAAAGAATGCCTTATGATTGGCATTCTACTTTCTCGAGTCTTTGATTAATGAATTTCACTTATTCATTCTCAGTTATATTGGAGCTATAAGTTTTTTCTTTATTCATTTGAGTTTTGAATGTTATTTTAAAAGTTGTCCCATTATTCGATTTGCTTTTAACATCGACGCTCCCTTTATGGTTCTGAATAATTTTATAGCTCACCATAAGCCCTAAGCCATTTCCATCTTGCTTTGTTGTAAAAAAAGGCTCTCCAAGTTTTTTAACCTGATCGGATTCCATCCCTATACCGTTATCCTTTATTGTGATAGATATATTTTGGTCTGTCCTTTCGATCATAATGTCTATTTTGCCACCAGTAGGCATTGCCTCAATGGAATTTTTAATTATATTTAAAAATACTTGTTGCAATTGATTTTTTTCCCCATAAATCACTACATCTTCTGCCGGGAAATGGTATTTAATTTTCACATTTTTCATGATTGCTTCGGGCTCGATAAACTTAACAACACTGGTTACAATACTTTTTATATTACAATCACTGAAGTAAATCTGGTGAGGTTTTGCAAAGACCATGAATTCACTGACAATTAGATTGATACGATCAATTTCATCAAGGATCGTGCTTGCATAATTTGGCTCAATCTCATTAGCAGACAGAAGCTGTACAAATCCCCGAATGGTTGTTAACGGATTGCGTATTTCGTGGGCGAAGCCAGCTGCCAATTGTCCAATCATTGCAAGTTTCTCAGTTTTAAGCAATGTTTCTTCAGTTTTTCTTTTTTCAGTTATGTCATATTGAATTGAAATATGTTTATAACGCTCTCCATTTGAATCTACAAAGGGAACGATGGTTGTATCTAACCAATATTGCGTCCCATCCTTCGCTTGATTTAGAATATCCCCTTTCCAAACCTCTCCCCCTTGTATCGTCTCCCATATTTCATGAAAAAATGAAGGAGGATGAAAGTTAGAAGAGTATACATCATGTTTTTTCCCGAGCAATTCTTCCCTGGTATACTTATATAAATCGCAAAAATTGTCATTTGCATGCAAAATTTTATCTTCACGATCTGTAATAGCAAAAATGGTTGCTTCATTTAAGACTCTCTCTAAATCCGCCAGCTCTCTTAGTGTCATTTTTAAATCCTCTTTAGACTCATCTAAAGCAAGCTTAATGAACAACAATTCCTCATTGTAGATATTCAAAAGCGTTTTGGAAATAAGCTGGTAGGAGTATTCAATTATTTTAAGCACTTCAAAAAAGCTGCTTATGGAAATCCTATTTTGCAGCAATTCTTGTTCAAGCAAATCCATTATTGAGCAACGAGTCAGATAAACAAAATTGATTGATTGATCCAGGGAGGCTTTAGATTTGATTAATTTCAGGCCAAAGGATTCTACATAGGCTATTAAGTTATTTTTGTGTGTTTCATTCGGATTAATTAAAAACTGCCCTAAATGAATAAATAAGTTTTTCTCTGAAATCCTAGAAAAATCCATTTTGGTAAATATAGGATTATTAAAATTTTCTTCACCTATTTGCGTTTTGATTTTTTTAAAAGTATCTCCACTTAGTTCTTTAAACTTCCTGCCAATATACTCAATTTCTTTGTTCATCTTATACCTCACTAAAATTTTTTTACTTAATAAATAGATAAATCTTTTCAAAATACCTTTTAGCTAAACAAAATTACAATTTATTAGAGTACGAAACTGATTTCTTTTTAATTGCCGGATATCCATTTTTATCGATTTTGCCCTTAATTTCTTTAATCGTAAAATAACCATCTCTATTAAACCTTCTTCTACTAAGTGTCAGCTTGAAGTGCGCACAAGGTCCATCCTTCAAAAAAAACGCTATACTTCTTTCAATTATTTCTTCAACGATTGCGCACTAATCCTCCTTGAATAAATGTACACCAAAGTATAAGGACAAATTTTCAATAATTGGGTTCAAACAAAGATTTATCACAGAATTCTACCAAGTTTGATTAATATTGTATCTTATAGATAATATCTAACTTTTAGTGAGGCTCTGCGCCTTTAGGTCGCTTTGTGAGTATCTCTTCACCTTATGTTTTTCCATTGAATTCAACACAGCGTCACAGCATGAAACCATCCTTTGAACCAGGGTTATGGACTGATTTTCTATGTGTAACTCAGAAGATAAAATTTAAATAATACTCCAGTTCGTTTTTTTTGAACTTTTTTGATTTCTGGATAGCTTGAATAAAATCGTTTTTAGTAGGGATTGGAATAATTTACACCTTCCTTCATAAATGTATTATTTTTTTCCTATTCGATATATCCGCAATAATTCCTCTTTAGTCCTCCCAATTCTAATCTAAAAATAGATTTAACATAAAAAGCCAGTTAAGCGTCTTGGATTTAACGACACACAAAAAATGACCAGTTTGGTTCTTAGGATATTTGCCTCGAAAATCGGCAATCATAATCCTGAGACATAGTAATTCGACCTCTAGAACGGATTATTTTCTCAAGGGCAAGGTTCCCCGCAGAGATCTTGCCCCTCCGGCTTTTAACGTTAAAAGATAATGTATTTATTTACTTTTAATTGGAGTGATATATTAAATAAACTGATGTTTGAAAAATTCAGTATTATATTACTTTATACTAATCTCTTGTTTATTCGAAAGACCTCTGTTAGAATTCAAAAATCAACTTCATATGATCCTTATATAACTATGGAAATATGGTCCATAAGTCTCTACCCGGCAGCCGTAAAATGCCGGACTATAAGGAAAGTTAGAGCGCGACACGGGATACGTTTACCCTGGTGCATTCTCTTCTTTCTTTATAGATTGAGGGAATGCACCTTTTTTATTTCCATAACAAGAAGTCAGACATCTGACAATAATTAGGGTAGTCTATGAAGCAAATTTAAGGAGGTTAAATGGTGAATATTATATATGGTTTACTATCCCTAGTAGGATTGCTGTTTTTGGCTTGGCTTTTAAGTAAAAATAAAAAGTCAATCAAATGGCGTACGATTATTGTAGGTGTGGCGTTAGAAGGGATTTTCGTTTATTTTATGCTCAATGTTCCCCTTGGTCGCTGGGTTCTTACAAATACTGCAGAAGGCGTGCAAAACGTAATGAACTATAGCCAAGCAGGCATTGAATTCTTATTTGGTGGATTTTTTGCGGAAGGAACAAATGTAGGATTTGTTTTTGCGATTCAGGTGTTATCTGTTATCATTTTTATCTCTGCTTTGGTCTCAGTTCTGTATTATTTAAGAATCATCCCTATTGTTGTACGTGGACTCGGTTGGGTTGTTGGTAAAGTGTTTGGTACCACCCGTGTTGAATCTTTTAATACAGTTGCTAACACGATGTTGGGAGTGGCAGAAGCCCCGTTACTAATTAAGCCTTATCTGGCAAAACTGACACGTTCGGAATTGTTTACGGTTATGGTCGGAGGTACAGCTTCAGCAAGTGGTGCGATTCTTTTGTCATATGCTCAAATGGGTATTGATATTAAATATTTATTGATATCTGTTTTCTCTGTCCCTTTTGTCGCTATAGTCATGTCCAAAATCATGGAACCTGAAACAGAACAATCTGAAACGGCGGAAGATGTCAAAATGGTACAGGCAGAACACTCAAATATTTTTGAAGCTATTTCGGAAGGAGCTGTAAGTGGAGTAAAGCTTGCCGCTAATATTGGTGGTTTGCTTATTGCCTTTATCAGTCTATTGGCACTTACAGACGGCATTCTAGGCATCATCGGAATGGATTTAGCTACAATATTTGGTTATGTATTCTTTCCTTTTGCATTACTTGTCGGGATTCCTGTTGAAGATGCTTTCAAAGCTGCCTCCATTATCGGGACAAAGCTTGCAGCCAATGAACTTATTGCTTTCCAGGACCTGCTCAAATTTCAAGATCAACTAACTCCTCAAACAGTTGCGATTTTATCTGTTGCATTATGTAACTTCGCAAACCTGTCATCTATCGGACAATTAATTGTAGGCCTTGGTTCCTTGGCTCCTTCAAGGAAAAAACTAATTGCATCTCTGAGCTTTAAAGCTATTATCGCCGGTACAATGGCAAGCTTTATTACAGCGATCTTTGTAAATATGTTTATCTAACTAACCTTTGTAATTGTAATGATATCAATAAATTTCACTGAGTTTGTAATAAATCTATAAAACATCCTTTAGCTGCCTTTGTTAGGCAGCTTTTTTATGGATATGTTAGTTAATGATGTGAGTATAATCTAATCACTCAATTTATTTCTCTACACCTATACTGCCTCTTCGTTTAATAAGGAGTTCAACTAAAAGGTGTCTCAACTCCATAAAAAACAAAAATCCTAATCTCCCCTGTTGTACAAACCAGCACAGAATGCTTCTACAATGCAGTTTGTTTAAAACACTTGCACACGTAAAACAAGTTTTTTTACTTTTTCAAGTTTGATTCGATATCTCCATCTTAATACAAATCCCCCTTTCCAGGACCTCTAATGCAAAAAGAGGCAAATCTGTATCAAATAAAATAATTACTCAGTGCTAGATGAAGCTCGCTTTTCCAGATCCAGGAGCAGTGTCTTCATTTCTAATCCGCCCCGATAGCCAGTTAATGAGCCATTCTTTCCTATTACACGATGGCACGGTACAGCAATTAATACTGGATTAGCCGCAATAGCCGTACCTACAGCACGAACAGCTGTCGGTTTCTTTATATCATTTGCAATGTCGGAATAGGATTTAGTCTTCCCATAAGGAATGTCACAAAGTGCATTCCAGACTGCTAGCTGAAATTGCGTACCTACGTACTCAAATGGAACAGTAAAGGTATTCCGCTTTCCTTCTAGATACTGAGTGATTCCAAGGATATAAGGTTCAAGCTTTTCATCATCTTCAACAAGAGGACTTCCTGGAAAGCATTTCTTAGCCCATTCGAACAATTCCTCGAATGGGTTGTTCTGTGAACCTACAAACACAAGCCCCTTTGAAGTTGAAGCAATATAAAAATTCCAACCTTGAAACTTTAGTAAAGACCAATAAAGGGTTGGTTTAATCTTTGTTTCCATTGTACTTTCCCTCCATTTTATTCACTTGACGAAATAGTGCTGGTGTCTGTCCAGTTTTCTTTTTAAATAAAGTAATAAAATAAGGCGCGTTAGCCATACCCACATATGCGGCGATATCTCCAATCGCTTTATTTGTCTGGACCAAATACTTTTTAGCCGCGTTTACTCTAACTTGTTGTATATACTCAACCGGAGTAATGCCTTTAATTTTTTTAAATGTTCGATGCATATGATACGGACTCCCATGGCAAATATTTGCTAACGATTCTAGAGTTAATTTTTCTGAGAAATTTTTATCAATATATTCAGTAATAAAATCAACCCACTCGGTATCAGGCAGATATTCATTAGTGGGCTTGCAACGTTTACATGGGCGAAAATTTGCGCGGAGAGCTTGTTCTGCGTTTGGAAAAATGCATACATTTTCTTTTTTCGGAACGCGTGATTTACAGGATGGTTTACAGAATATTCCTGTCGACTTTACAGCGTAAAAAAATTCATTATTGTAAGCTGGATCATTATTTATAATTGCTTGCCACTTTACATCTGTTATCATATCTGTATCATTAAAAATTCTATGATCATGGCTCTCTTTATGTCCGTTATCCATACTATCCGGCATTTATCTCATCTCTCCTTATAATATAATCCTTATAAACTTCAGAAGGTACAATTCAAGGAATGAAATAGCAAACTATTGAAGTTAACTTTTATTTTGAATCATGAAAAATGATTCCAAGACCGTATCGTTCTCCAGAAGTTACTGTGCTTACTCCGTGACGAACTGTATTTTTGTAATATCCTTTTTTACCTAGAACAGGTCTATGGTTAGTAGGAAAAATTAGCGCACTGCCTTGTTCTAAAGTAATTACATGCCCCCTGCTTTGAGCACGGGGTATTTGTTCCACTAATAGAGATTCTCCACCGCAAAAGTCTTTATCTCGCTGATTTAATAAAAATACTACTTGAAACGGGAAAGATATGTCGCCATATAAATCCTGATGCAAACAATTAAACCCGCCTGTTTCATACTTTAATATTAAAGGTGTCGGTCTAGTTTGTTCGTATTCTTCACAGATGTTCAAGAAATCTTGAAGATGATCCGGAAACTGTTCTGTTTTCTTTAAATAACCCAACCATCGATTGGCTGTTTTGGATAATTTCCGATAAAATGACTCTCTTAAACTTTGGATGATTTCAGGTAGTGGATAGGAAAAATATTTGTACTCCCCACTCCCAAAACGATATCTGGTCATATTGATTGTCGTTCTGTATGACTCTTCCTCACAATACAATTCTATGAAGAATTGACATTCCTCTTTTGTTAAAATCGCAGGAAGCTTTGCAAATCCTTGCTCATCTAATTCATTTTGGATTGAATCCCAATTTAAGTTTTCGACACGTGATTTTATATCTCAGATCAAGTTTATACACCCCTATTCAGCATTCTTTATAACTAACACTATAACCTCAAAAATAGAAAAAAATAAGGTGTTTTGAATGTAATAGCAAGATAACAAAATTAGTAAAGATTATTATGTGATAAAGTAAATGTGAGTTTTCCTATAATTATTTTGTAATGGTATAGACAATCGTAATAAGATGAGGAGAATGAAGAAAATGACTTGGCATGAATTCAATGATGTTATTGTAATTACACTACCTGAACATTTCGACATGAATGCTAACCTAGGCTATCTGACAAGGAAAAAAAATGAATGCATGTATGAAATAGAGAACGATATAATCACAAAAGTTATAGCCATTGGGGAAATTCGGTCCCTAGTTCAGGTCAGCGCAATCAATAATAAACAAATGCTTGTTCAATTCCTAAATGATTCCAGGCCTATTGAAAAGTGGAAACGGGAAGAGATTGTAAAATATATTCATGTATGGTTTGATCTCGATAACGATTTAGAGCCATTTTATGAAATGGCAAAAGCAGACCCATTACTTAAAATCCCTGCCCGAAAATTCTTTGGATTGCGTGTTATCGGCATTCCCGATTTATTTGAAGCTTTATGTTGGGGAGTTTTGGGGCAACAAATTAACTTAGCCTTCGCGTACTCTTTAAAGAAGCAATTTGTAGAAGGATTTGGCGATTCAATCGACTGGAATGGTAAAAAGTATTGGGTATTCCCATCGTACGAGCGAATTGCACAGTTAACACCTGCCGACCTAGCAGATATTAAAATGACGGTAAAAAAAAGTGAATATATTATTGGGGTTGCCCGATTAATGGCCAGTGGAGAATTATCGAGGGAAAAATTACTGAAAATGAACTTTAAAGATGCTGAAAGAAACTTAATTAAAATACGAGGAATCGGTCCTTGGACAGCCAATTATGTTCTAATGCGCTGCCTTAGGTTCCAGACAGCTTTTCCAATCGAAGATGTGGGTCTAATTAATTCGATAAAAATATTACGTAATATGGATCGAAAGCCAACGAAAGATGAGATCTTAGAAATATCGGTTCCATGGAAAAACTGGGAATCATACGCTACCTTTTATTTATGGCGTGTCCTTTATTGAATCACGGTAACAGGGGGTTGATTCGAGTAATTCAACACCCAGCCACCACTCAAATAATATAATGGAGATTAGATTAGTCAGTTTGCAGCATTTGTAGACAAAGGGAACACATTTCGAAACAAGAGCGACAAACCTTCATGTTTAGAGAATATGAAGATGATTTTAGATTTTATTGGTAACTTTTGACGGACCATGAGCTTGTTTTGTTAAGTATGAAAAAACCCTTCTCAAACGAGAGGGGCTTTTTCGGTAAATTGACTTTCTTAGATTGCTTTCATGCCTTCTAGGATAATTCTTGCATCTGCATTAAGATAAGCTGGTGTATCTTTTCTAATCAGTAAGTTAGGATGGTCCTTTACAATCATTTTTATTCCTCTAACGTCGAACTTATTTGCGTATGTATTAATTGCATTAATGATAGCCAAATCCTTCCTAGTCAATGGCTGTCCATCATGAGCCTGCATTTGCAAAATGAAATCCAATAACTCCCTTGCATTTTTATTTAACATATTTTTATGCTCATTTAAGATTGAAATATTTTCTTCAATATAAACCCTCGCGGTAGCAAGTTCCATTTCTTCTACGTTTTTGTTAATCTTTGCTGTAAGTGATTCTAAACTCAATCTGTCCATCTCCTTGATTGTGGCTATAGTGTATATCGGAATAAAAACGATTTACTTTAAACAAGTCAAAATTATAGCCAACAATACGGGAGAGTTATTTTAGAATTTCAGTATCTATGCCATAGAAATCTGTTAACTTTTTTAAAGTTGATCCTCGGTGATTTCCTTTGTCATTTTCTATGTTGCCTAGAGTCCTGGTTGTCATATTGAGTTCTTCGCAAACCTGCTCTTGAGACATATTCCTTTTAAGTTGTTCTAACCTTAACTGAGTACCCAGGCTTTCATTATTCATCTAGAAACCAAACCTCCCTGTTGTATATATGAGGTTATATCCTTCCATTAAAAAAATTCAACTAACTCAAACGATACTCTTTACTGGGCTATTTTTCAGTTACAAGAGAGATAGATTTCGTTTCCTTCATTTAAAAAGCCAGTTAAGTGTTTACTTAACTGACCTTTTTTGACCACACGCTTTTAAAATAGTGCACGAAACAGTGCACAGACTTATTTTATTTAATTGAACTAGATTAACTTAAATTGTTTACCACAGTCCACAAACCCTTATAAATCAAGACTTAATTGATCTTAATTTAACTTATTTAACTCAGTTTAACTAATGGATTTCCTCTGGCAGCGTTGAGGTCAGGGGTTCGATCCCCCTATTCTCCATCCTTAAAAACCCTTGCAAATGCAAGGGTTTTTTCTTTTTGTTTCCAATGAATTTTTAACAAGTCCTGCTGCTGAGATACCCTTCTTTTATGCGTGAGCAGACAGAGCATTTCTCCTCATCTCTATGAAGAGTTTTGAAAGGCTTTTTACAGACAGAGCAGGTATGTTGATAAATCTCTATGTTCATGGTCGTAGCTTTAGATACCCTTTCTTTGACTGATATTGCCTGCTCCGGACAGCTATCGACACAAAGCATACACGATGAACAGGCCTGTGAAGAAATTCTAAATCCAGCCTCATTTAATTCGAAGCATTGTTTCGGACATAGCCTCTCGCAGGTTCTGCAGAGTGTGCATGTATCACTATTAATTTCTACTTGGTTAAACTGGAAGTCTGGATAATAAGGAGCAAGCTCTAACTTTTTGTGATTAAAACGCCAGCTGGCAGGAGTTACGTCCTTTGCAAGCTTCTTGCTTCCTTTCCCCCACATCGTAAACAACTCACGACGAGATACCGTCTCCTCCTCTAAATTAATGCTTTTTATAGGAAGAAGTTCTATTTTATTTTTTTCCATATCCAAAAGCAGATTATTGGCTGCTTGTATTCTTTCTAACCACACTTCATCAAGGGGCTCTTGAGGCAGGATTGACTGAATCCCTTTTGATGAATGGATCAATAATTCAGAGACAGAAGGTTTGGAACCATTATACGCAAGTAGTTTGCCTGCTTTGACATGCCGTTTTGGAAAGACTCCTTCAATTGCATGCACCGGACAGGCAGCTATACAATCTCCGCATTCCTTACAGAGGTCAGGTTGAATGTATGGAATTCTATCCGAGATAACAATCGCTCCTGTTTCCGGACAACTATCAACACATGTTGTGCAAGTAGCTTTTTTGCTCTTACCACGGACACATCCATCGGAAATTTTATACTCAAAATCGAGACTTTCCAGCCAATTTCCAACGACTCCCATACCATTCACCTCTGCCATTCATCATCATTATTGATTAAATTCAGGATCCCAAAACATAGAATACATATCTGCTCATACCTTCTGCGACTGCGAAAACAAGCAAAGCGGCCATCACAAAAGCATAATTGACTTTTTGCTTCCCACTAAGTGACATATATCCCAGCACTCCAAGAGCAAGAATTTCTATAAACCATCGAGTTCCAATCATTCCTGAATAAGGTGCGAGTTTATCTGCAGCTGTCATACCTGAAATCAATTGCACTTCTGGACTATAAGCTGAGAACATGGCTGTTCCAATTAACTGAATTCCTATCCCAAAGATACCGGAAATAAACGCCCACTGAATCACTTGTCTGATTTGATCACCAGATAGTTTTGGCAGTAATAACGCTGCTCCTAAAACTGGACCCAACGCAAATACAGTTCCATAAAAAACGAGATACGTATTCAGGTGGTCCCAGCCGTTAACCCTGGTAACTGCATATGCGCTGCCCATTGCATAAATTGCAACTAGCCCAACAATCCCCGTGATTAGCATCAGCATTGGATTGATCTTTTTATAAATAGTAACCATCCCGGCAATGATACATAGAAGAGCAATGAAAGCACCGGTTAAAATAATCTCATTGCTCATCCATGACCGTCCCACACCTCTGATGGTATGAA belongs to Mesobacillus sp. AQ2 and includes:
- a CDS encoding 2OG-Fe(II) oxygenase; translation: MKSRVENLNWDSIQNELDEQGFAKLPAILTKEECQFFIELYCEEESYRTTINMTRYRFGSGEYKYFSYPLPEIIQSLRESFYRKLSKTANRWLGYLKKTEQFPDHLQDFLNICEEYEQTRPTPLILKYETGGFNCLHQDLYGDISFPFQVVFLLNQRDKDFCGGESLLVEQIPRAQSRGHVITLEQGSALIFPTNHRPVLGKKGYYKNTVRHGVSTVTSGERYGLGIIFHDSK
- a CDS encoding DNA-3-methyladenine glycosylase — translated: MTWHEFNDVIVITLPEHFDMNANLGYLTRKKNECMYEIENDIITKVIAIGEIRSLVQVSAINNKQMLVQFLNDSRPIEKWKREEIVKYIHVWFDLDNDLEPFYEMAKADPLLKIPARKFFGLRVIGIPDLFEALCWGVLGQQINLAFAYSLKKQFVEGFGDSIDWNGKKYWVFPSYERIAQLTPADLADIKMTVKKSEYIIGVARLMASGELSREKLLKMNFKDAERNLIKIRGIGPWTANYVLMRCLRFQTAFPIEDVGLINSIKILRNMDRKPTKDEILEISVPWKNWESYATFYLWRVLY
- a CDS encoding helix-turn-helix transcriptional regulator, whose protein sequence is MNNESLGTQLRLEQLKRNMSQEQVCEELNMTTRTLGNIENDKGNHRGSTLKKLTDFYGIDTEILK
- a CDS encoding 4Fe-4S dicluster domain-containing protein: MGVVGNWLESLDFEYKISDGCVRGKSKKATCTTCVDSCPETGAIVISDRIPYIQPDLCKECGDCIAACPVHAIEGVFPKRHVKAGKLLAYNGSKPSVSELLIHSSKGIQSILPQEPLDEVWLERIQAANNLLLDMEKNKIELLPIKSINLEEETVSRRELFTMWGKGSKKLAKDVTPASWRFNHKKLELAPYYPDFQFNQVEINSDTCTLCRTCERLCPKQCFELNEAGFRISSQACSSCMLCVDSCPEQAISVKERVSKATTMNIEIYQHTCSVCKKPFKTLHRDEEKCSVCSRIKEGYLSSRTC
- a CDS encoding DmsC/YnfH family molybdoenzyme membrane anchor subunit, with the translated sequence MHEWPLLIFTVAIPAAAGGIFFLWLVSRKLEKSGKDLISIMKIPVVGLASISLIGLAGSFFHLGSPMNAIHTIRGVGRSWMSNEIILTGAFIALLCIIAGMVTIYKKINPMLMLITGIVGLVAIYAMGSAYAVTRVNGWDHLNTYLVFYGTVFALGPVLGAALLLPKLSGDQIRQVIQWAFISGIFGIGIQLIGTAMFSAYSPEVQLISGMTAADKLAPYSGMIGTRWFIEILALGVLGYMSLSGKQKVNYAFVMAALLVFAVAEGMSRYVFYVLGS